In the genome of Cheilinus undulatus linkage group 6, ASM1832078v1, whole genome shotgun sequence, one region contains:
- the flrt3 gene encoding leucine-rich repeat transmembrane protein FLRT3 has translation MVRQCEAFILFLIRIGLLLGLANPLVTSASCPSACRCDGTFIYCNDRGLTSIPTGLPLDATVLFLQNNRIKSSGIPTELRRLVNVEKIYLYCNNLDEFPTNLPLGLKELHLQENNIRMITHSSLAQIPYIEELHLDDNSVSAVSIEEGAFRDSNHLRLLFLSRNHLSTIPSGLPMSIEELRFDDNRISSISEQSLQDLINLKRLILDGNLLNNRGIGEMAFINLINLTELSLVRNSLTSPPANLPGTSLEKLQLQDNHINRVPPGAFAFLRQLYRLDLSGNNLSSLPMGVFEDLDNLTQLLLRNNPWQCTCKMKWVRDWLRSLPSKVNVRGFMCQGPDKVKGMAIKDLTTDMFECSESELIATYETSTVSNTFRPSQPQWPSYVTKRPVVKGPDFGRNYHSTTTTSGRKIITISVKSSSADTIHISWRVSQPMTALRLSWLKLGHSPAFGSITETIVQGERTEYLLTALEPESSYRICMVPMETSNIYLSDETPVCIETETGSHKSYNPTTTLNREQEKEPYKNPSLPLAAIIGGAVALLAIIMLALVCWYVHRNGSLFSRNCTYNKGRRRKDDYAEAGTKKDNSILEIRETSFQMIPINHLPVTKEEFVIHTIFPPNGLSLYKSPHSENNINNRSYRDSGIPDSDHSHS, from the coding sequence ATGGTGCGTCAGTGCGAGGCCTTTATCCTCTTCCTCATCAGGATCGGGCTGCTGTTGGGTCTCGCTAACCCCCTGGTGACCTCTGCCTCGTGTCCCTCAGCCTGCCGCTGCGACGGGACCTTCATCTACTGTAATGACCGTGGCCTGACTTCCATCCCTACTGGTCTACCCCTCGACGCTACGGTGCTTTTTCTGCAAAACAATCGCATCAAGAGCTCGGGCATCCCGACAGAGCTCCGCAGGCTGGTGAATGTGGAGAAGATTTACCTTTACTGCAACAACCTGGACGAGTTCCCCACTAATCTACCACTTGGCCTCAAAGAGCTACATCTTCAGGAGAACAACATCCGGATGATTACCCATTCTTCCTTAGCCCAAATCCCCTACATCGAAGAGCTGCACCTGGATGATAACTCTGTATCAGCCGTCAGCATCGAGGAGGGCGCCTTCAGGGACAGTAACCACCTCAGACTGCTTTTTCTCTCAAGAAACCACCTCAGCACCATCCCTTCAGGCCTCCCCATGAGCATTGAGGAGCTGCGCTTTGATGACAACCGCATCTCCTCCATCTCAGAGCAGTCGCTGCAAGATCTCATCAACCTGAAGAGACTAATCCTTGATGGAAACCTGCTCAACAACCGTGGGATTGGGGAGATGGCTTTCATCAACTTGATCAACCTGACTGAGCTCTCTCTGGTGAGAAACTCCTTAACATCGCCGCCGGCCAACTTGCCAGGCACCAGTTTGGAGAAGCTGCAGCTACAAGATAATCACATTAATCGGGTCCCCCCTGGGGCGTTTGCCTTCCTGAGGCAGCTGTATCGCCTGGACCTGTCTGGCAACAACCTGAGCAGCCTCCCTATGGGTGTGTTTGAGGATCTGGACAATCTAACACAGCTCCTGCTGAGAAACAACCCCTGGCAATGCACGTGCAAGATGAAATGGGTACGTGACTGGCTGCGATCGCTGCCCTCTAAAGTGAATGTGCGGGGCTTCATGTGCCAGGGTCCTGATAAGGTCAAAGGCATGGCGATTAAAGACCTCACTACGGACATGTTTGAGTGCTCAGAGTCGGAGTTAATCGCCACGTACGAGACGAGCACAGTCTCCAACACTTTCCGCCCCTCGCAGCCGCAATGGCCCTCCTATGTGACTAAAAGACCTGTTGTAAAAGGGCCCGACTTTGGCAGGAATTACCACAGCACTACTACGACTTCAGGCAGAAAGATCATCACCATCAGTGTGAAGTCGAGCAGCGCTGATACAATACACATATCATGGAGGGTGTCACAGCCAATGACTGCCCTGCGGCTCAGCTGGCTTAAGCTGGGTCACAGCCCGGCCTTCGGCTCCATCACTGAAACCATCGTGCAGGGCGAGAGGACGGAGTACCTGCTCACTGCGCTGGAGCCAGAGTCTTCCTATAGGATATGCATGGTTCCAATGGAGACCAGCAACATTTATCTATCAGACGAGACCCCGGTTTGCATAGAGACAGAGACTGGTTCTCACAAATCATACAACCCGACTACAACTTTAAacagagagcaggagaaagagCCTTACAAAAATCCCAGTCTGCCTTTGGCTGCTATTATCGGAGGGGCCGTGGCTCTTTTGGCAATAATCATGTTAGCTCTGGTGTGTTGGTACGTCCACAGGAATGGTTCGCTTTTTTCCAGGAACTGCACCTACAACAAAGGCCGCCGGAGAAAGGATGACTATGCTGAAGCGGGCACTAAGAAGGACAACTCCATCCTTGAAATACGAGAGACTTCTTTTCAAATGATTCCTATAAATCACCTGCCTGTGACCAAGGAGGAGTTTGTCATACACACAATTTTCCCACCGAATGGCCTGAGTTTATACAAAAGCCCACACAGCGAGAACAATATTAACAACAGGAGCTACAGAGACAGTGGAATACCAGATTCAGACCATTCCCATTCATGA